The DNA sequence TTTGATGGCTTTACTACTTCAAAGCCTAAGTGCCCGACTTGGAATTGTGACACAGCGCGATCTGGCGCAAGCTTCGAGAGAAACCTACTCTAAATACATCAATTACATTTTATACTTTCTGGCAGAAATTGCTATTGCAGCTTGTGATCTGGCAGAAGTTCTCGGAATGGCGATCGGAATTAATCTGTTATTTGGCATTCCGCTTCTCGAAGCGGTTTTAATTACCGTTTTAGATACCTTTTTACTGCTTTTCCTGATCAATAAAGGAATTCGCAAGATGGAAGCCTTCATTATTGCTTTGGTTGCCATTATCGGCTTCTCTTTTATTTTTGAAATGATTTTTGCAGAACCGGAAATGCATAAAGTGCTCGAAGGCCTCATTCCTTCTATACCAAATTCTGCTGCTTTGTATATCGCCATCGGAATTATTGGGGCAACTGTAATGCCTCACAATTTATACCTACACTCCTCTTTGGTGCAAACCAGAAAATTTGACCGAACACCGGCAGGTATCAAACAAGCTTTAAAATACAATTTCATCGATTCGACCATTGCTTTAAATCTGGCCTTTTTTGTAAATGCAGCCATTTTGATTCTTGCGGCGGCAACTTTTCATAAAAACGGTATGTTTGAAGTAGCCGAAATTCAGGATGCACATCAATTTCTGGAACCGCTGTTGGGAACCAAGTGGGCTCCCATTTTATTTGCTGTTGCATTGATTGCAGCAGGACAAAGTTCTACGGTTACCGGAACGCTGGCCGGACAGATTGTAATGGAAGGCTATCTCCATTTGCGTATTCAGCCTTGGGTTCGTCGTATCCTTACGCGTTTAATTGCCATTATTCCTGCCGTTATCGTTATTTTAATTTATGGTGAAAGCGTCACCGGAAAACTATTGATTCTAAGTCAGGTCATTTTAAGTTTGCAATTGGGTTTTGCGATTATCCCTCTGATTCATTTTGTGAGTGATAAATCAAAAATGAACGGTTTTCATATTTCCAGAACGACACAGGTAGTTTCGTGGATTATTGCGGCGATTATAGTTTCATTGAATGCAAAATTAGTATACGATGAAATTACTTCCTGGCTTGAAAACTCCAGCAATCCAATAGTGCTATGGCTTACCGTTGTTCCATTGGCTTTCGCATTCCTTGCTTTACTGCTTTATATCGTGGTTGGACCTTTTATCGCTAAGGTAAAAAACAAGATTGTGAACCACTCCCCTCATCATTTAAAATTACAGTTTTCGCCAAAAGAAAACCAAACGATTAAGAACATAGCCATTTCGGTCGATTTCTCAAATGCTGACGAGCCCGCATTAAACAAAGCCTTTGAATTGGGGGGCATTGACACGCAATATACCTTAATTCATATTGTAGAAACGGTTGGCGCTTTAATGTACGGCGTCGAAATACAAGATCATGAAACTACTATTGATGAAAAATTATTATTGGAATACAAAGAAATGCTTTCCAAAAAAGGATTTAAAATCAAAACCGAGCTTGGATTTGGAAAACCCAATACGATTATCGCAAAAATTATAAATGAAGGTGATTTTGATATTTTGGTAATGGGAACCCATGGACATACGGGTCTAAAGGATCTTCTTTTTGGCACAACAGTAGACAAACTGCGTCATAAAATTTCAATACCTTTGTTGATTGTTAAAAAATAGCGGCTAAGATTCTG is a window from the Flavobacterium cupriresistens genome containing:
- a CDS encoding Nramp family divalent metal transporter, whose amino-acid sequence is MTKSLEEVNQSVPTENKKTGFRKILAFFGPAYLVSVGYMDPGNWATDIAGGSQFGYTLVWVLLMSNLMALLLQSLSARLGIVTQRDLAQASRETYSKYINYILYFLAEIAIAACDLAEVLGMAIGINLLFGIPLLEAVLITVLDTFLLLFLINKGIRKMEAFIIALVAIIGFSFIFEMIFAEPEMHKVLEGLIPSIPNSAALYIAIGIIGATVMPHNLYLHSSLVQTRKFDRTPAGIKQALKYNFIDSTIALNLAFFVNAAILILAAATFHKNGMFEVAEIQDAHQFLEPLLGTKWAPILFAVALIAAGQSSTVTGTLAGQIVMEGYLHLRIQPWVRRILTRLIAIIPAVIVILIYGESVTGKLLILSQVILSLQLGFAIIPLIHFVSDKSKMNGFHISRTTQVVSWIIAAIIVSLNAKLVYDEITSWLENSSNPIVLWLTVVPLAFAFLALLLYIVVGPFIAKVKNKIVNHSPHHLKLQFSPKENQTIKNIAISVDFSNADEPALNKAFELGGIDTQYTLIHIVETVGALMYGVEIQDHETTIDEKLLLEYKEMLSKKGFKIKTELGFGKPNTIIAKIINEGDFDILVMGTHGHTGLKDLLFGTTVDKLRHKISIPLLIVKK